The Kribbella sp. NBC_00662 nucleotide sequence TGGAGCTCGGTCGCCGCCGGCCACTGGTGATCACCGGCGTCGAGCGCTTCGGCTGTACCCACGAACGCCTGGACGGCTTCCGCGACACCTACGCGCAGGCCGGTATCGAGCTCGACCCGAGACTCGTGTTCGAAGGCGATTTCACCCACGAGAGCGGACGCCGCGGCGTCCAGTACGCGCTCGACGAACGACTCGACTTCGACGCGGTCTTCGCACACAACGATCTGTCCGCCGGCGGTGCCATCCAGGCCGTCCGGGAGACCGGGCGCAACGTGCCGAACGACGTGTCGGTGGTCGGGTTCGACGACATCCCGTACGCCGAACACACCGAACCGCCGCTGACCACGGTGCATCAGCCGATGCGCCAGATGGGTCAGGCCGCGGCCCGGATGCTGATGGGGTACTTCGGCGGCACGCCGCTGCCGGAGACCCCGCAGGTGCTGCCGACGACGCTGATCGTCCGCAGCTCAACCGCCCCGAAGGTCACCTCGAGGACCCGGCCCGCCCCGAAATCCCGGTCCCACTAGAAGAACTCCGGCGGCGGGACAGCTGCCCCTGTTCCGCCGCCGGCGTACCTCCCGACACCGAACCGATATGGCGTTCGCTCTTCCGATGAGAGCGTTCTCACGCCACGATGCACTGGCCCACCGGCTCAGGGTGGGCCATCCGCCAACAGATGCACAGGAGGAACCGATGCGAGCACGACGTACAGTCGCGCTGGCCCTCACGGGCTTGCTCGCGGCAGCCACGCTGGCTGCCTGCAGTAACGGGGACGGGAAGACCGAGAACAGTGGGTCGAGCAGTGGCGCGACCGTACTGAACATC carries:
- a CDS encoding LacI family DNA-binding transcriptional regulator, with translation MSITIADVAARAGVSKTTVSRVLNGKGELDLRTAERVRQVIEELGYVPSARAVGLARGRTRIVGMLVPSLTWPWMGEVLQGAVDVVESEGYGLLLFTFNRGAESMQQFASQVSSQSFDGLLVIEPEGTLTFIEQLHARGLPVVLIDDRDNRPQFPSVATTNYAGGEAAARHLLELGRRRPLVITGVERFGCTHERLDGFRDTYAQAGIELDPRLVFEGDFTHESGRRGVQYALDERLDFDAVFAHNDLSAGGAIQAVRETGRNVPNDVSVVGFDDIPYAEHTEPPLTTVHQPMRQMGQAAARMLMGYFGGTPLPETPQVLPTTLIVRSSTAPKVTSRTRPAPKSRSH